GGCCCGCTAGTTAACAAGGATTCCAGTTGTGCAAGGTCACTTGCTTGCGCAATCAAACCACGAGCTTGCAGCTCGCTCATCAGTTCTTGAGTCATTTATCTTATCCAGTGAGTTGTCTCTTCTGAATTAAGACTACGTGGAGCAATGCACAAACGACATATCCCTAAAGGGACAGTTTATGATCTTGATAAGGTAATGAGATGATTGAGAAAAAGCTGAAACAATTCACTTAGCGACGCAATATTCAGTTGCGCATAGATGCGTTTACGGTGATTTTTGACCGTCCCTTCCGCGATGTTTAAACGTTTGGCAATCAGTTTCGTATCTAAGCCTTGCACCATCAATCCCGCAATGGTTTGTTCACGATTGGTCAGTAAATCTTGCCCAAATGAACTTAAACCATGCTCAATAAGTTGACGCATTTGCCCTGAATAGGAAGTGACATCCAACAGTGGTTCGGCAAGGCGAAATTCGCTCTGGCGCCAGTGCTGCTGGCAAAGTGCTTGGATAATGGTGAAGTGGCTTTCAAGACGGCGAATAGACTCAGATGAAAACTGTTGTATTTCATCCACATAACCCAAGTAAAAAGCAACCCAACGGTCGGCTTCAATATTGACCAGCATACAGAGTTCATCTTTCCAACCGGTTTGATGATAGAACTGCGCACAGTAGTCTTGGAACAGGAGATTGTTTTGCGCTACCTCTTTAAGGAGGTAGACCCCTTGCTCTTTTTTGGCTCTGAGTTGCGTATAAAACGGGTCATCTTTAAACGATGAGACCAGATAGCGCTGAAACAATAAGTCACGATGATTCTTAATCGAATCATAAAGATAGATTGGTCGCTGATCGCCATTAAACCCCATTACTACCGCACAATCAAAAGGGCAGAGCAGCTCAATAAGATGCATTAAATGGGTTGTGAATGTTGGCGAATTGATGGCACCAATTGCTTCGGCAAGCGGTGTATTTAGTGAAATCTCTGTCATAACCGATGTCAGTCTATCTGAGTGACCCGTATCTTAACGTATGTATCTTATGGGTAGAAGTAGCGGTTTAGTGTTTGCTTTAGGGTGATTGGATATCTGTAAGGCAAACGTGTTGGTAATACGTAGCAAGCCCGTTAGCATTGGCTCGCTCTGCACTTTGATATTTTAATCC
This genomic window from Vibrio tritonius contains:
- a CDS encoding helix-turn-helix transcriptional regulator; the protein is MTEISLNTPLAEAIGAINSPTFTTHLMHLIELLCPFDCAVVMGFNGDQRPIYLYDSIKNHRDLLFQRYLVSSFKDDPFYTQLRAKKEQGVYLLKEVAQNNLLFQDYCAQFYHQTGWKDELCMLVNIEADRWVAFYLGYVDEIQQFSSESIRRLESHFTIIQALCQQHWRQSEFRLAEPLLDVTSYSGQMRQLIEHGLSSFGQDLLTNREQTIAGLMVQGLDTKLIAKRLNIAEGTVKNHRKRIYAQLNIASLSELFQLFLNHLITLSRS